The genomic segment GGGTGTATGAATCGGCGATCGACATGCTCGCCTCGCGGCAGCGCGACGGGCGGACGGTCCGGCCGAAGATCGTCGCCAGCACGGCGACGGTGCGCCGTGCCCACACGCAGGTCAGGGCACTGTTCGAGCGGCTCGAGACCCAGGTCTTCCCGCCGCCCGGCCCCGACCGGCGCGACAGCTTCTTCGCCGTCACCGTGCCGGCGACGAGCCGCCCGGCGCGGATGTATGTCGGCGTGGCGGCGCAGGGGCGCAGCCAGAAGGTGGTGTTTCTCCGCACGACCCTGGCGCTGGCGGCGGCGGCCCAGCGCCTCTGGGAAGAGCATGGCGGCGCGAAGAACGCGATGAATCCGGTCGATCCCTACATGACGTCGCTCGGCTACTTCAACAGCCTGCGCGAATTGGGGGGCAGCCGGCGGATCGTCGAAGACGAGGTCTGCACGCGCCTCGAGGAATATGGCAACCGGCGGCGCGTCGAGCCCGCCGACATGCTGTTTGCCCGGCGCTCGATCCAGCGCGACGTGCTCGAGCTGACGTCGCGCGTCAGCACCGGGCAGGTGTCGGTGACGAAGAGCCGGCTCGCCAAGCCGTTTGCCGATCCCGACCATGTCGACACGGCCCTGGCCACCAACATGATCTCCGTCGGCCTCGACATCACGCGCCTCGGCTTGATGCTCGTCCTCGGTCAGCCCAAGGCGAGTGCCGAATACATCCAGGCCACCAGCCGCGTCGGCCGCGACCCGGACCGCCCGGGGCTGGTCGTGACGATCTTCAACATCCACAAGCCGCGCGATCGGTCGCACTACGAGCGGTTCGGCAGCTTCCACGCGTCGTTCTACCGGTCGGTCGAGGCGACGAGCGTGACGCCGTTTTCGCCGCGGGCGCTCGACCGGGCGCTGGTCGGCACGCTGGTAGCGCTGGTGCGGCACTTCGACCCCCGGCTCACGCCGCCGCGCGGCGCCGAAGCGGTCGGCGAGTTTCGCACCGCCGTCGAGGCGATCGCGGAGCGGCTCGCCGAGCGGGCGCGGGCCCACGCCTGGCCCCCGTCCGCGGCAGCCGGGCAGGAGCTCCACGACCAGGTGCTCCACCGCTGCCGGAGCCTCCTCGACGACTGGGTGAACATCGTCGAGGAGCTGCGGCAGTCGAGCACGCACCTGGAATACCAGCGTGAGCTGGGGGGCGGTGCGCGGCTCCTGCACACCTTCCTCGATCCGGAGCTGCGCGACCTCGGGCGGACGCGGCGGCGCTTCAAGGCGAACCGTTCGATGCGCGACGTCGAGCCGAGTGTGATCCTCGCCGTCCGTCGGCCGTAGGGGATGCGATGGCCCTCAACCAACTGCGCCGCAGCCAATTGGTGACGACGTTCGGCCCGGGGTCGATGATCGACCTCCCCGACTGCTCGGTGATCGTCGCCGGGCTCGACCACTGGCGCTACGACCCGGCACGGATCCCGGTCATCGAGGAACCGCGGCTGGTCGAGAAGCTGCGCGCGTTTCTCGATCGCGACACCGTCACGCTCCGCGCGCCGCCGCCGGCCCCCGAGCACCCGAATGAGCCGCGCACGGACGTGGCCGCCTGGAACTTCCCCGCCTGGTTCATCGTGCAGGAGTCGCGGCCGGGGGCCGGCCGCTTTCGCCGCCGCCGGCTCGTGCATGCCGCCGCCCTCGAAAACGGCCGCTACCGCGATGCCGAATCCCGGTCGCAGCTCCAGGTCGTGCCGGTGCGCTTCGTGCGCGCCTGCCCGCGCGGGCATGTCGACGACCTCGATTGGAAGCAGTTCGTCCACGGCGCCCGGACCGGCTGCATGCGGCAGTTGTGGATCGAGGAGCGCGGCACGAGCGGTGATTTGGCGCAGGTGTTCGTCGCCTGCGACTGCGGCGTCAGCCGGTCGATGGCGGAGGGGGCGGGCGTGAAGGCGCTGGGCTACTGCAGCGGTCGCCGCCCATGGCTCGGTGCGGTCGCGCCTGAGCCGTGCGACCTGCCGGCGCGGCTGCTCGTGCGGAGTGCCAGCAACGCCTACTTTCCGCAGTTGCTCAGCGTGATCTCGATTCCCGACCGCCGCCGCCCGGTCGACGACACCGTCCGCGCCCTGTGGGCCGATTTCCTCGCCGACGTCGAGTCGTTTGCCGACCTGGCCAAGGCACGGAAGAAACCGACACCCAAGGAGCGGCTCGAAGGGTTTTCCGATGCCGACGTGTTCGCGGCGATCGAGCGGCAGCGCGCGGGAGAGTCGGGCGTGGCGCGCAACGTCAAGGAGGTCGAGTTTTCGGCGTTGGCCGAGTCGGCGGAGGAGGCGGGGGCCGACGTGCCCGACGGCGATTTCCACGCCCGGCGGATGCCGCGCGAGCACTGGGCAGCTCCCTGGATGGGCGGCGTCGCCGACGTGGTCCTCGTTCATCGCCTGCGCGAGGTGGTGGCGCTGGCGGGATTCACCCGGTGCGAGCCGCAGGGGCCCGACATTCAGGGGGAGCTGTCGATCGATGCCAAGCGCGCCGCCCTGGCGGTCGATCAGACCTGGGTGCCGGCGATCGAGAACCGTGGCGAGGGGGTGTTTGTCCGGTTCGATCCGGCGGCCGTCGGTGCCTGGGCGGCGCGGCCGGAGGTGGTCGCGCGGGGGCGCGTGCTCGTCGAGGGCTTCGACGCCTGGAAAGTCGAGAAGAAGGTGAAGGTCGAGTTTCCGGGCGTCATCTATTACATGCTCCACTCGTTCAGCCACCTGCTGATGACGGCGATCGCGCTGGAGTGCGGGTATCCGTCGAGCTCGATCCGCGAGCGGATCTTCTGCATGCCCTCCGACGGTCAGTTCGGGATCCTCATCTACACCGGCTCGTCCGATGCCGAGGGCACGCTCGGCGGCCTGGTGCTGGCAGGGCGGTCGATCAGCCGCCACGTCCGGCGGGCGCTCGACGAGGGCATGCTGTGCTCGAGCGACCCGGTGTGCGCGTACCATCGGCCCGGCGAGCACGACCACCAGCGGCTCCACGGCGCCGCCTGCCACGGCTGCCTGCTGGTCGCCGAGACGTCGTGCGAGCAGCACAACGATTACCTCGACCGGGCCCTCGTCGTGCCCACGGTCGAGGGGCTCGGCGTGGAGTTTTTCCGGGATGCCGACCGATGACCGCGCGCGGGCCGGCGGCGCGGTTCGCTCCCCTGCTCCGCCTGCCGGGCGCCGCGCTCGAGGCCCTCGCCTCGTCGCTGCGCGACGGCGTGCTCTCCGAGGCGATCACGCTCCATGGCGTCGAGCAGGTCGCGGGGACGGACGCCGCGGCCGTGGCGGCGCTCCTGCGTGAGCTCGCCGCCGACGGGCTCGCGCCGCGGCAGCTCGCGGTCGTGGTGGAGGGGATCGCGTCCGCCGTGGTCGCCACTCCCAAGCCGACGAGCCTGTTTGATCTCGTGCTCTCCGGCCCCGACCTGCCCGGGGTGCCGACGGCCGATACCGCGGCGGTGATGCAGACGCTCGTACGGGCGGCCAGCCGCGAGATCCTCTTGGTCGGGTATGCGGTCCACGACGGCAAACGGCTCTTCGAGCCACTCGCCCGGCGGATGGCGGAGGAACCCCGGCTGGTGGTGACGTTGTGCCTCGACATCCAGCGGGCGTGGAACGACCCGACCCCCGCCGCCGAGCTCGTCGCCCGGTTCGCCCGCGAGTTCCGCGCGCGGCACTGGCCCTGGGAGCGGCTGCCGGCGCTGTATTACGACCCGCGCTCGCTGGAGGTCGGCGACGGCCGGGCGAGCCTCCACGCCAAGTGCGTCGTCGTCGACCGTGAGCAGGCCCTGGTGACCAGCGCCAATTTCACCGACGCCGCCCAGCGGCGCAACATCGAAGTCGGCGTCGTGCTGCGCCACCCGGCATCCGCCGGTCGCCTCGCCGACCACTTCGCCGGCTTGATCGGCGCCGCCGTCCTGACGCGCTGCCCGCTGGGTTGAGCCGTCGAGGCGCGGGCTGCCTGGTGTCACGCTCGCCCGATCGCCCGGCGCGCGGTCTCCATCGGGAGGTACATGTGGAGGTGGTCGTCGGTCAGGCTGCGGAATCCGAAGCGGGCGTAGAACGACCGAGCCGTGTCGTCCTTGGCATCGACTTCGATGACCGCCGAGGCGATCGATTCGGCACCTCCGACGGCGACGCGAAGCGCGTACGCCAGGAGCGCCGCCCCGATCCCGCGGCCCTGCCATGACATGTCTACCGCGAGCCGCGCCAGCAGCGTGGTCGGCAACGGCATCCGCGCCGGCAAGCGGCCACGGTCGCCGAGGACGTTTACGGAGAGCCTGCCAGCGGCGAGCGTGAAGTAACCCACCACGACATCGGCAGGATCGACGGCGACGTAGCCCCGGGTGAGGTCCTTCCTGCCATGCTGGCCGAGGCTCGTCCGGAGATACTCGTCGAGCGCCGGGACGCCACAGGCGAATCGGCTCCGGTCGTGTCGCTTCCGATCGAACGGCTCGAATCGGAGCGCCTCAGCCACGCTCCAGGTCCCGCAGCCGCCGCACCGCTCCGCGCAGGGCCGCGTTGGGGGTGGCCGGCTTTCGCAGCATCGCGAGCAACTCGGCGCTGTCGCGGTCGGTCGCGTCGCGCGACCGGATCCGCCGGAGCGTGCGGTCGGCGGCGATCTCCAGCATGCCGTTGATGAAGCTGGTGACCGTCATCCCACGCAGGGCCGCTGCCTTGGCGATCTTCCTCTTCAAGGCATCCGGCTGACGGATCGTGATCTTGGTGTGGCTGGCGGTGGCCATCGGCCGGGCTCCGCGGAGAGGCAATCAGTTGATACGGCATTATGCCGTACTGCGTTGCTGGCCGCCAGCCCGCTGCCCGCCGGGTTGAGCCGTCGAGGCGCGGGCTGCCTGGTGTCACGCTCGCCCGGACCGGGCGCGGCGACGCCGCACTCTGCACACTCGAGCCGCCCGCAGGAGCTGGGTCGGGGAATCGCGGCCTCAGGCGGGGCGGCGCTGGCGGCGGGGGCGGGCCGGCTTGGCCTGGGGCCGGGCCGTTCCGGCCACCGGCTGGGCCACCGCAGCCACCCGCGGGCTGAACGCCAACTCGAGCATCTTGGCGAGGCTGTTCCGCCCGCCGACCACCGTCGACCCGTCGGCCAACGTGATCCGGACGGCGGGGAGGGAACCGGTTCGCTCGTTCATGGCAGACCTCCCTGCACGGCTGACTTCGGGTGTATCGGCACATCGGGCAGGGCTTGTCCAGCTTGATCCCCCCGCGAGCGTGCCGCGGCGTCGCGGCGAGCGGTATCATGCCCGCCACCGCGGAGCCGACGTGGCCCGGCGCACGCGCGCCGACCGCGATCGATCGCCCCGCGACCCCGACGAGGACCCGCTCTCGTGGCTGCCAGCCTGCTCCATGTTTTGCCGCTGCGTCCCGCGCGGTGGTCGATTCTCGAAATGAGTCTCGTCGTCGCGCTGGCGGGCGCTAGCGCGGGGGTGCCTGCGGCTGCCGGTGATTGGCCGGCGTTCCTCGGGCCCGGCGGGCGCGCCGATGCCGTCGGCTGCAACCCGCCGGTCACCTGGAATCTCGCCACGAGCGTCCGCTGGAAGGTGCCGATCCCCGGCAAGGGCTGGTCGAGCCCGATCGTCCGCGGTGAGCGGATCTATCTCACGACCGCCGTGCCCTCGGGCGAGGATCCGCCCCAGCACCAGTCGCTGCGCGTCGTCTGCCTCGACCTGCCCACCGGAGCGGTCCGCTGGGATCACGAGATTTTCAGCAAGGCGGCTGCCGGGAAACTTCACAAGAAAAATTCCCACGCCAGCCCGACGCCGCTCGCCGACGACGAGCGGCTGTTCGTCCACTTCGGCGCCGACGGCACCGCCTGCCTCGATTTCGACGGGAAGGTGATCTGGGCCAACGACCGCCTGACCTACGACCCGCAGCACGGCGCTGGCGGCTCGCCGATCTTCTCAGGGGCTCGGCTGGTGTTTCACGGCGACGGCGTCGAGGAGCCGTTTATCGCGGCGCTCGAGCGGAGCAGCGGGGCCCTCGCCTGGAAGAGCGTCCGCCCCGAGACGCAGACGCCGCGGTTTTCCTTCTGCACGCCGCTGGAAATCGAGGCCGAGGGGCGGCGGCAGATCGTGTCGCCGGCGTCGCACCAGGTGGTGAGCTACGACCCGGCGACCGGCACGGAGCTGTGGCGGGTGCGCTACCCAAACAAGTGGTCGGTCGTGCCCCGGCCGGTGTTTTCCCACGGGCTGGTGTTCGTCTGCACCGGCTACGACGGCCCGGCGGAATTGCTCGCCATCCGGCCGACCGGCTCGGGCGACGTGACCGACACCCATGTCGCCTGGAAGACCGACGACAATATCCCCCACAACCCCTCGCCGCTGGTCGTCGGCGACGAAATCTACCTCGTCGCCGACAACGGCATCGTCTCCTGCCGCGACGTCGCCACCGGCACGCTCCACTGGCGGCACCGGATCGGCGGCAATTTTTCGGCGTCGCCGGTCCATGCCGGTGGGCGGATCCACGTGATCGACGAGGCCGGTGTGGCCACGATCTTCGGCGTCGGCAAGGAATGGAAGGAGCTGGGGAGCTGCGACTTCGCCGAGGCGGCCCTGGCGACCCCGGCGTTCGTCGACAGCGCCGTCCTCGTCCGCACCGAGGGGCAGCTGTGGCGGATCGAGTGAGTCGCGCGCCATCCATTCCCGGAGTGACCCGATGCCGATCCACCGCCGGCTGACGTGGGCGCTGGCGATCCTCCTGCCCGCCCTCGCCGCGGCCGCCGACACCAGCGACCCGCGCGGGCTGTTCGTCGAGGGCTACGCCGGCCGGGTCAGCCTCCGCCCCGGTGAGGAGCTCGCCCTCCACGTCTCCACGTCGGCGCCGGCGTTTGCCGTCGAGATCGCCCGGATCGGGGCGAAGCGCGAGGTGGTGCTCTCCAAGGAGGGCATCGCCGGCAGCGAGGCGCCGATTCCCGAGCAGGCATCGGCGTCGGGCTGCGGCTGGCCGGTGGCGTTCCGGCTGCCGGTGCCGGCGGAGTGGAAGAGCGGCTACTACGAGGTGGTGTTTCGCGTCGCCGACGGCGGCGGCCGCTACGTGCAGCGCGGGCGGCGCACTGCCGAGGCGACCTGCTTCTTCATCGTCCGCCCCGCCGTGCCCGGGGCGACGTCGAAGGTCCTCCTCCAACTCGCGACCAACACCTACTCCGCCTACAACAACTGGGGCGGCCAGAGCCTGTATGCCTACAACGGCCGGGCGGGCGTGCAGGGGCACCGGGTGAGCTTCCTGCGGCCGCCAGCCAGCCAGTTTTCCCAGTGGGAGCGGGCGTTCGTCGCCTGGGCCGAAGCTGCCGGCCACCCGCTCGAGTTCGCCGCCAACCTCGATCTCGAGACCGACCCGGCGGCGCTGGCAGCCTACCGGCTCGTGCTCTCGGTCGGCCACGACGAGTACTGGTCGGCGCTGATGCGCGACCACCTCGAGGCGTTCATCGCCCGCGGTGGCAACGCCGCCTTCTTCAGCGGCAACACCTGCTGCTGGCAGGTGCGGGCCGAAGACGAGGGGACGGCACTGGTGAGCTGGAAGCAGCGCTGGGTGATGGACCCGGTGTTTCCCGGCGGCGACCACGCGCGGCTGTCGACGCTATGGAGCCACCACCTCGTCGCGCGGCCGGAAAACCGGCTCACCGGCGTTGGGTTCCTGTTCGGCGGGTACCACCGCAGCCATGGCCAGTTGATGGACGGCTCCGGCGCTTACACCGTCCACCGCCCCGACCACTGGCTCCTGGCCGGCACGGGGCTCGGCCGCGGCGACGAATTCGGCGGGAAAGACACGATCGTCGGCTATGAGTGTGACGGGTGCGAGATCGAGTGGCGCGACGGGCTCCCCTTCCCCACCGGCCGCGACGGCACGCCCGCGGGGTTCGAGATCGTCGCCACGGCACCGGCCAAGTGGCACCCCGAAGACGCGCTATTTTACGACCGCTTTCCGGCCGACCGCGTCGGCAACGCCGTCGTCGGGTGCTACACGGCCGCCGGGGCCGGCGATTCCCCGGGGGGCACGGTCGTGACGGTAGGCTCGACCGATTGGGCCCACGGCCTCGCCGGCCGCGACCCGGTCGTCGAGCGGATCACGCGCACCGTCCTCGATCGGCTCGGCCGCTGACCGGCGACGATCTATGATCACGTGGCCGGCCCCCCCGTGCCGGCGACCCGGAGCCACCGCCATGCCCCCGCGCCACGCCCTGTTGGGGTCGATCGTCGCCGCCGTCGCGGTGACCGTCGCCGGTGCCGACGAGCCGGAACTGCCCGAGGTGGCACGCTTCGGCGGCGTCGTCCGCGCCGACCTCAATGGCGACGGCCACGAGGATTTCGTCGTCTCCAACGCCGAGGGCTACGGCGTGTGGCTGTTCGTGCCGCCGGCAGCGGCCGCCGATCATCTGGAGTGGAAGACCGGCTGGACGCGCGTCCTCCGCGAGGGGAAGCCGGGCGACGCCGCTGCCCTGCCCCGGCTCGACCGCGACGGCGTGCTTTACGCCGATGGCGAGCTCGTGGCGGGGGATGTCCGCGTCGGGCGCGACGAGTTGCTCCGCGTGCCAGGGCCGCCGCCGAAGTCGCCGGCCGAGGCGCTGGCGGCGCTGCGTGTGCCTGAGGGCCTGGTGGTGTCGCTTGCCGCCGCCGAGCCGGCGGTGATCGATCCGGTGGCGATCGACTTCGACGAGCGCGGGCGGATGTGGGTCGCCGAGATGGGCGACTATCCGTTTGCCGAGGGGGAGGCGACCGACGACGGCTCGGTGACCTGGCGCGACGGCGTTCCCGGCGAGGGAGCGGAACGCGGGTTGATGCAGTCGCGGATCCGGATCCTCGAGGATGCCGACGAAGACGGCGTTTATGAATCGAGCGTGCTGTTTCTCGACGGCCTGCGCCACGTGACCGGCCTGGCCTGCTGGGACGGCGGCGTGTTCGTGGCCGGGGTGCCGGAGATCTTCTTCGCGCGCGACGACGACGGCGACGGCCGCTGCGACCGGCGCGAGACCTGGTTCACCGGGTTCACCGCCGGCAATCCGCAGCATCTGGTCAACGGCTTCTGCCTCGGGCTCGACGGCTGGTTCCACGGCGCCAATGGCGACAGCGGCGGGACCGTGGAGTGCGTCCGGTCCGGCGAGCGGATCGACCTTGGGCGCTACGACTTCCGGTTCGACCCGCGCTCGGGGGCGTTTCGCCGCGAAGTCGGGATGACGCAGGTCGGCAAGTGGCGCGATGATTTCGGCAATTGGTTCGGCACCAACAACGCCGTGCCCGGCTGGCACTACTGGCTGCCACTGGCCCACCTCGAGCGCCACCCCGACGTCGTCGTGCCCCGGCCGCGTGCCGACCTCACGCCCGACCGGCGCGTGCGCCTCGACACCCCGCCGCAACGGCGCCTCAACCAGGCCAGCCAGGCGGGGATGGTGACCAGCGCCTGCCATCCGATGCCGTATCGCGACGTCGTCCTCGGGCCCGCCGGGGCGGCGGCGATCTTCATCGCCGAGCCGGCCCACAACCTCGTCGTCCGGCGCGTCCTCGACTACTCGGGGCCGACGATCGCCGCCACGCGCCATGCCGACGACGCCGAGCGCGAGTTTCTCACCAGCACCGATCACTGGTTCCGGCCGATCATGGCCCGCACCGGCCCCGACGGGGCGCTGTACGTCGTCGACATGGCGCGGCTGGTCCTCGAGCATCCCGAGTGGGTGCCGGCCGAGATGGCGCGGCGGATGCAGCTTCGCGGGGGCGAGACGCTCGGGCGCATCTGGCGGATCGCCCCGCCGGGCCACCCCGGCAGGCGCGCCAGCGTGAGCCTCGCCTCGGCCAACGGCTGGGCCCGCGACACGGCGCAGCGCCGCGCCCTGGAGCGCGGCGCTGTTGACGACGAGGCGGCCGTGCGCCCCCTGCTCGACGACGAGTCGCCGGCGGTGCGTGTGCAGGCGGCGTTCACGCTCGACTGTCTCGGGCTGCTCCCGGCGGGCGAGTTGGTGAGCCGGCT from the Planctomycetota bacterium genome contains:
- a CDS encoding serine/threonine protein kinase, which produces MSLVVALAGASAGVPAAAGDWPAFLGPGGRADAVGCNPPVTWNLATSVRWKVPIPGKGWSSPIVRGERIYLTTAVPSGEDPPQHQSLRVVCLDLPTGAVRWDHEIFSKAAAGKLHKKNSHASPTPLADDERLFVHFGADGTACLDFDGKVIWANDRLTYDPQHGAGGSPIFSGARLVFHGDGVEEPFIAALERSSGALAWKSVRPETQTPRFSFCTPLEIEAEGRRQIVSPASHQVVSYDPATGTELWRVRYPNKWSVVPRPVFSHGLVFVCTGYDGPAELLAIRPTGSGDVTDTHVAWKTDDNIPHNPSPLVVGDEIYLVADNGIVSCRDVATGTLHWRHRIGGNFSASPVHAGGRIHVIDEAGVATIFGVGKEWKELGSCDFAEAALATPAFVDSAVLVRTEGQLWRIE
- a CDS encoding GNAT family N-acetyltransferase, with amino-acid sequence MAEALRFEPFDRKRHDRSRFACGVPALDEYLRTSLGQHGRKDLTRGYVAVDPADVVVGYFTLAAGRLSVNVLGDRGRLPARMPLPTTLLARLAVDMSWQGRGIGAALLAYALRVAVGGAESIASAVIEVDAKDDTARSFYARFGFRSLTDDHLHMYLPMETARRAIGRA
- a CDS encoding DUF1998 domain-containing protein; protein product: MALNQLRRSQLVTTFGPGSMIDLPDCSVIVAGLDHWRYDPARIPVIEEPRLVEKLRAFLDRDTVTLRAPPPAPEHPNEPRTDVAAWNFPAWFIVQESRPGAGRFRRRRLVHAAALENGRYRDAESRSQLQVVPVRFVRACPRGHVDDLDWKQFVHGARTGCMRQLWIEERGTSGDLAQVFVACDCGVSRSMAEGAGVKALGYCSGRRPWLGAVAPEPCDLPARLLVRSASNAYFPQLLSVISIPDRRRPVDDTVRALWADFLADVESFADLAKARKKPTPKERLEGFSDADVFAAIERQRAGESGVARNVKEVEFSALAESAEEAGADVPDGDFHARRMPREHWAAPWMGGVADVVLVHRLREVVALAGFTRCEPQGPDIQGELSIDAKRAALAVDQTWVPAIENRGEGVFVRFDPAAVGAWAARPEVVARGRVLVEGFDAWKVEKKVKVEFPGVIYYMLHSFSHLLMTAIALECGYPSSSIRERIFCMPSDGQFGILIYTGSSDAEGTLGGLVLAGRSISRHVRRALDEGMLCSSDPVCAYHRPGEHDHQRLHGAACHGCLLVAETSCEQHNDYLDRALVVPTVEGLGVEFFRDADR
- a CDS encoding c-type cytochrome; translated protein: MPPRHALLGSIVAAVAVTVAGADEPELPEVARFGGVVRADLNGDGHEDFVVSNAEGYGVWLFVPPAAAADHLEWKTGWTRVLREGKPGDAAALPRLDRDGVLYADGELVAGDVRVGRDELLRVPGPPPKSPAEALAALRVPEGLVVSLAAAEPAVIDPVAIDFDERGRMWVAEMGDYPFAEGEATDDGSVTWRDGVPGEGAERGLMQSRIRILEDADEDGVYESSVLFLDGLRHVTGLACWDGGVFVAGVPEIFFARDDDGDGRCDRRETWFTGFTAGNPQHLVNGFCLGLDGWFHGANGDSGGTVECVRSGERIDLGRYDFRFDPRSGAFRREVGMTQVGKWRDDFGNWFGTNNAVPGWHYWLPLAHLERHPDVVVPRPRADLTPDRRVRLDTPPQRRLNQASQAGMVTSACHPMPYRDVVLGPAGAAAIFIAEPAHNLVVRRVLDYSGPTIAATRHADDAEREFLTSTDHWFRPIMARTGPDGALYVVDMARLVLEHPEWVPAEMARRMQLRGGETLGRIWRIAPPGHPGRRASVSLASANGWARDTAQRRALERGAVDDEAAVRPLLDDESPAVRVQAAFTLDCLGLLPAGELVSRLAREWPRVRGAALVAAGGSELAEGEAELVEVHPGRAPKPVPSPVLAPADPDRQAVVARYVEAVGKPGDPARGRAVFTRAGCAACHRLGDTGVELGPDLATVGRKPAPQILEAIFDPDRAVEQRYAATVVVTDEGVPVQGIVVAETPGSLTLRLAGGADRVIRRGEIESISTLPRSLMPAGLEPVL
- a CDS encoding phospholipase, whose translation is MTARGPAARFAPLLRLPGAALEALASSLRDGVLSEAITLHGVEQVAGTDAAAVAALLRELAADGLAPRQLAVVVEGIASAVVATPKPTSLFDLVLSGPDLPGVPTADTAAVMQTLVRAASREILLVGYAVHDGKRLFEPLARRMAEEPRLVVTLCLDIQRAWNDPTPAAELVARFAREFRARHWPWERLPALYYDPRSLEVGDGRASLHAKCVVVDREQALVTSANFTDAAQRRNIEVGVVLRHPASAGRLADHFAGLIGAAVLTRCPLG
- a CDS encoding DUF1778 domain-containing protein translates to MATASHTKITIRQPDALKRKIAKAAALRGMTVTSFINGMLEIAADRTLRRIRSRDATDRDSAELLAMLRKPATPNAALRGAVRRLRDLERG